A stretch of the Ictidomys tridecemlineatus isolate mIctTri1 chromosome 5, mIctTri1.hap1, whole genome shotgun sequence genome encodes the following:
- the Aspg gene encoding 60 kDa lysophospholipase isoform X2, whose amino-acid sequence MARAAAPERRVLAVYTGGTIGMRSQQGVLVPGGGLATILRALPMFHDQEHAQVCSLPNDTLVLPPAGPDQRIIYTVLECQPLFDSSDMTITEWVQIAQTIERHYDQYHGFVVIHGTDTMAFAASVLSFMLENLQKPVILTGAQVPIHALWNDGRENLLGALLMAGQYIIPEVCLFFQNQLFRGNRATKVDNRRFAAFCSPNLPPLATVGVDITINRELVRKASSKDRLVVCSRMERDVGLLRLFPGIPASLVRAFLQPPLKGVVMETFGSGNGPTKPDLLQELQAAAERGLVIVNCTHCLQGTVTSDYASGTLLAQDLRGEMTLPAVDECWSSLQGSTLSRAVSWLLRLSISQEAEALRDALMPSLALAAAHSGDLEALQALEELGSGLSLEDPIGQTLLRVAAQRGHAGVVAMLLQRGVDVNARDQDGPSPLLLAVRGRHRGVTGLLRAAGACLSPQELEDAGTELCRLASRADSEGLRVWWQAGADLGQPGYDGRSALHMVEAAGNPEVSALLQSLEGGVGAQAQGPEVLPGV is encoded by the exons TGCTTGTCCCAGGGGGAGGCCTGGCCACCATCCTGAGGGCGCTGCCCATGTTCCATGACCAGGAGCACGCCCAGGTCTGCAGCCTCCCCAACGACACACTGGTGCTGCC CCCTGCCGGCCCGGACCAGAGGATCATCTACACCGTGCTGGAGTGCCAGCCCCTCTTCGACTCCAGTGACATGACAATCACCGAGTGGGTTCAGATCGCCCAGACCATAGAG AGACACTATGACCAGTACCATGGCTTTGTGGTCATCCACGGCACTGACACCATGGCCTTTGCTGCCTCTGTGCTCTCCTTCATGCTGGAGAACCTGCAGAAGCCCGTCATCCTCACTGGTGCCCAG GTGCCCATCCATGCACTGTGGAACGATGGCCGGGAGAACCTACTGGGGGCCCTGCTCATGGCTGGCCAGTACATCATCCCAGAG GTATGCCTGTTCTTCCAGAATCAACTGTTTCGGGGCAATCGGGCAACGAAGGTGGACAATCGGAGGTTTGCAGCCTTCTGCTCCCCCAACCTGCCCCCACTAGCTACGGTGGGTGTGGACATCACAA TCAACAGGGAGCTGGTGCGGAAGGCCAGCAGCAAGGACCGGCTGGTGGTGTGCAGCCGCATGGAGCGAGACGTGGGCCTGCTGCGCCTCTTCCCGGGCATTCCTGCCTCCCTG GTTCGGGCCTTTCTGCAGCCCCCTCTGAAGGGTGTGGTCATGGAGACCTTCGGTTCAGGAAATGGGCCCACCAAGCCGGACCTGCTACAAGAGCTGCAGGCGGCAGCTGAGCGTGGCCTGGTCATTGTCAACTGTACCCACTGTCTTCAGGGGACTGTGACCTCAGACTATGCCTCTGGCACG CTGCTAGCCCAGGACCTTCGGGGGGAGATGACGCTGCCTGCAGTGGATGAGTGCTGGTCCTCACTTCAGGGCAGCACCCTGAGCCGCGCGGTGTCCTGGCTCCTCCGTCTGAGCATCAGCCAG gaggctgaagctcTGCGGGATGCTCTGATGCCCAGCCTGGCCCTTGCTGCAGCTCACTCTGGGGACCTAGAGGCCCTGCAAGCACTTGAGGAACTG GGCAGTGGCCTGAGCCTGGAAGACCCTATTGGTCAGACCCTGCTGCGTGTGGCAGCCCAGAGGGGCCATGCCGGCGTGGTTGCCATGCTGCTGCAGAGAGGAGTGGACGTGAACGCCCGGGACCAGGATGGCCCCAGCCCACTGCTGCTGGCTGTGAGGGGCAG GCACCGGGGCGTCACTGGGTTGCTGCGGGCCGCTGGGGCCTGCctgtctccccaggagctggaggACGCAGGGACGGAGCTGTGCAG GCTCGCCTCCCGGGCAGACAGCGAAGGCCTGCGGGTGTGGTGGCAGGCAGGGGCTGACCTGGGGCAGCCCGGCTACGATGGGCGCAGTGCCCTGCACATG GTGGAAGCAGCTGGCAACCCGGAGGTGAGCGCCCTCCTGCAGAGCCTGGAGGGTGGGGTTGGTGCCCAGGCCCAGGGTCCG GAAGTTCTGCCTGGGGTCTAA
- the Aspg gene encoding 60 kDa lysophospholipase isoform X1: MARAAAPERRVLAVYTGGTIGMRSQQGVLVPGGGLATILRALPMFHDQEHAQVCSLPNDTLVLPPAGPDQRIIYTVLECQPLFDSSDMTITEWVQIAQTIERHYDQYHGFVVIHGTDTMAFAASVLSFMLENLQKPVILTGAQVPIHALWNDGRENLLGALLMAGQYIIPEVCLFFQNQLFRGNRATKVDNRRFAAFCSPNLPPLATVGVDITINRELVRKASSKDRLVVCSRMERDVGLLRLFPGIPASLVRAFLQPPLKGVVMETFGSGNGPTKPDLLQELQAAAERGLVIVNCTHCLQGTVTSDYASGTALAGAGVISGFDMTSEAALAKLSYVLGQPGLSLDDRKKLLAQDLRGEMTLPAVDECWSSLQGSTLSRAVSWLLRLSISQEAEALRDALMPSLALAAAHSGDLEALQALEELGSGLSLEDPIGQTLLRVAAQRGHAGVVAMLLQRGVDVNARDQDGPSPLLLAVRGRHRGVTGLLRAAGACLSPQELEDAGTELCRLASRADSEGLRVWWQAGADLGQPGYDGRSALHMVEAAGNPEVSALLQSLEGGVGAQAQGPEVLPGV; encoded by the exons TGCTTGTCCCAGGGGGAGGCCTGGCCACCATCCTGAGGGCGCTGCCCATGTTCCATGACCAGGAGCACGCCCAGGTCTGCAGCCTCCCCAACGACACACTGGTGCTGCC CCCTGCCGGCCCGGACCAGAGGATCATCTACACCGTGCTGGAGTGCCAGCCCCTCTTCGACTCCAGTGACATGACAATCACCGAGTGGGTTCAGATCGCCCAGACCATAGAG AGACACTATGACCAGTACCATGGCTTTGTGGTCATCCACGGCACTGACACCATGGCCTTTGCTGCCTCTGTGCTCTCCTTCATGCTGGAGAACCTGCAGAAGCCCGTCATCCTCACTGGTGCCCAG GTGCCCATCCATGCACTGTGGAACGATGGCCGGGAGAACCTACTGGGGGCCCTGCTCATGGCTGGCCAGTACATCATCCCAGAG GTATGCCTGTTCTTCCAGAATCAACTGTTTCGGGGCAATCGGGCAACGAAGGTGGACAATCGGAGGTTTGCAGCCTTCTGCTCCCCCAACCTGCCCCCACTAGCTACGGTGGGTGTGGACATCACAA TCAACAGGGAGCTGGTGCGGAAGGCCAGCAGCAAGGACCGGCTGGTGGTGTGCAGCCGCATGGAGCGAGACGTGGGCCTGCTGCGCCTCTTCCCGGGCATTCCTGCCTCCCTG GTTCGGGCCTTTCTGCAGCCCCCTCTGAAGGGTGTGGTCATGGAGACCTTCGGTTCAGGAAATGGGCCCACCAAGCCGGACCTGCTACAAGAGCTGCAGGCGGCAGCTGAGCGTGGCCTGGTCATTGTCAACTGTACCCACTGTCTTCAGGGGACTGTGACCTCAGACTATGCCTCTGGCACG GCCTTAGCAGGAGCCGGCGTCATCTCCGGCTTCGACATGACATCTGAGGCTGCCCTGGCCAAGCTGTCCTATGTGCTGGGCCAACCAGGGCTGAGCCTGGATGACAGGAAGAAG CTGCTAGCCCAGGACCTTCGGGGGGAGATGACGCTGCCTGCAGTGGATGAGTGCTGGTCCTCACTTCAGGGCAGCACCCTGAGCCGCGCGGTGTCCTGGCTCCTCCGTCTGAGCATCAGCCAG gaggctgaagctcTGCGGGATGCTCTGATGCCCAGCCTGGCCCTTGCTGCAGCTCACTCTGGGGACCTAGAGGCCCTGCAAGCACTTGAGGAACTG GGCAGTGGCCTGAGCCTGGAAGACCCTATTGGTCAGACCCTGCTGCGTGTGGCAGCCCAGAGGGGCCATGCCGGCGTGGTTGCCATGCTGCTGCAGAGAGGAGTGGACGTGAACGCCCGGGACCAGGATGGCCCCAGCCCACTGCTGCTGGCTGTGAGGGGCAG GCACCGGGGCGTCACTGGGTTGCTGCGGGCCGCTGGGGCCTGCctgtctccccaggagctggaggACGCAGGGACGGAGCTGTGCAG GCTCGCCTCCCGGGCAGACAGCGAAGGCCTGCGGGTGTGGTGGCAGGCAGGGGCTGACCTGGGGCAGCCCGGCTACGATGGGCGCAGTGCCCTGCACATG GTGGAAGCAGCTGGCAACCCGGAGGTGAGCGCCCTCCTGCAGAGCCTGGAGGGTGGGGTTGGTGCCCAGGCCCAGGGTCCG GAAGTTCTGCCTGGGGTCTAA
- the Aspg gene encoding 60 kDa lysophospholipase isoform X3 encodes MTITEWVQIAQTIERHYDQYHGFVVIHGTDTMAFAASVLSFMLENLQKPVILTGAQVPIHALWNDGRENLLGALLMAGQYIIPEVCLFFQNQLFRGNRATKVDNRRFAAFCSPNLPPLATVGVDITINRELVRKASSKDRLVVCSRMERDVGLLRLFPGIPASLVRAFLQPPLKGVVMETFGSGNGPTKPDLLQELQAAAERGLVIVNCTHCLQGTVTSDYASGTALAGAGVISGFDMTSEAALAKLSYVLGQPGLSLDDRKKLLAQDLRGEMTLPAVDECWSSLQGSTLSRAVSWLLRLSISQEAEALRDALMPSLALAAAHSGDLEALQALEELGSGLSLEDPIGQTLLRVAAQRGHAGVVAMLLQRGVDVNARDQDGPSPLLLAVRGRHRGVTGLLRAAGACLSPQELEDAGTELCRLASRADSEGLRVWWQAGADLGQPGYDGRSALHMVEAAGNPEVSALLQSLEGGVGAQAQGPEVLPGV; translated from the exons ATGACAATCACCGAGTGGGTTCAGATCGCCCAGACCATAGAG AGACACTATGACCAGTACCATGGCTTTGTGGTCATCCACGGCACTGACACCATGGCCTTTGCTGCCTCTGTGCTCTCCTTCATGCTGGAGAACCTGCAGAAGCCCGTCATCCTCACTGGTGCCCAG GTGCCCATCCATGCACTGTGGAACGATGGCCGGGAGAACCTACTGGGGGCCCTGCTCATGGCTGGCCAGTACATCATCCCAGAG GTATGCCTGTTCTTCCAGAATCAACTGTTTCGGGGCAATCGGGCAACGAAGGTGGACAATCGGAGGTTTGCAGCCTTCTGCTCCCCCAACCTGCCCCCACTAGCTACGGTGGGTGTGGACATCACAA TCAACAGGGAGCTGGTGCGGAAGGCCAGCAGCAAGGACCGGCTGGTGGTGTGCAGCCGCATGGAGCGAGACGTGGGCCTGCTGCGCCTCTTCCCGGGCATTCCTGCCTCCCTG GTTCGGGCCTTTCTGCAGCCCCCTCTGAAGGGTGTGGTCATGGAGACCTTCGGTTCAGGAAATGGGCCCACCAAGCCGGACCTGCTACAAGAGCTGCAGGCGGCAGCTGAGCGTGGCCTGGTCATTGTCAACTGTACCCACTGTCTTCAGGGGACTGTGACCTCAGACTATGCCTCTGGCACG GCCTTAGCAGGAGCCGGCGTCATCTCCGGCTTCGACATGACATCTGAGGCTGCCCTGGCCAAGCTGTCCTATGTGCTGGGCCAACCAGGGCTGAGCCTGGATGACAGGAAGAAG CTGCTAGCCCAGGACCTTCGGGGGGAGATGACGCTGCCTGCAGTGGATGAGTGCTGGTCCTCACTTCAGGGCAGCACCCTGAGCCGCGCGGTGTCCTGGCTCCTCCGTCTGAGCATCAGCCAG gaggctgaagctcTGCGGGATGCTCTGATGCCCAGCCTGGCCCTTGCTGCAGCTCACTCTGGGGACCTAGAGGCCCTGCAAGCACTTGAGGAACTG GGCAGTGGCCTGAGCCTGGAAGACCCTATTGGTCAGACCCTGCTGCGTGTGGCAGCCCAGAGGGGCCATGCCGGCGTGGTTGCCATGCTGCTGCAGAGAGGAGTGGACGTGAACGCCCGGGACCAGGATGGCCCCAGCCCACTGCTGCTGGCTGTGAGGGGCAG GCACCGGGGCGTCACTGGGTTGCTGCGGGCCGCTGGGGCCTGCctgtctccccaggagctggaggACGCAGGGACGGAGCTGTGCAG GCTCGCCTCCCGGGCAGACAGCGAAGGCCTGCGGGTGTGGTGGCAGGCAGGGGCTGACCTGGGGCAGCCCGGCTACGATGGGCGCAGTGCCCTGCACATG GTGGAAGCAGCTGGCAACCCGGAGGTGAGCGCCCTCCTGCAGAGCCTGGAGGGTGGGGTTGGTGCCCAGGCCCAGGGTCCG GAAGTTCTGCCTGGGGTCTAA